The following coding sequences are from one Musa acuminata AAA Group cultivar baxijiao chromosome BXJ1-6, Cavendish_Baxijiao_AAA, whole genome shotgun sequence window:
- the LOC135676892 gene encoding protein CURVATURE THYLAKOID 1C, chloroplastic-like: protein MAFASAVTPPSLFLVPSKPIVTNPRKFPVPAVTGGRRCLSVVVKAIGDSSDTSSDASIVKDVQNAWSNYEDRIAFVGLGFAAIVAVWASGHLIEAVDKLPLFPSVFEFIGILFSWWFIYRYLLFKPDREELSKIIKNAISTVLGK, encoded by the exons ATGGCCTTTGCCTCTGCCGTCACGCCGCCATCTCTGTTTCTGGTTCCAAGCAAACCCATCGTCACGAACCCTAGAAAGTTTCCAGTGCCTGCTGTAACGG GCGGGCGAAGATGTCTGTCGGTTGTCGTGAAGGCCATTGGAGATAGCTCCGATACTTCCTCTGATGCTAGCATTGTGAAAGACGTCCAGAATGCT TGGAGCAACTATGAAGATCGAATTGCCTTTGTTGGTCTAGGATTTGCAGCCATCGTTGCAGTTTGGGCCTCCGGTCATCTAATTGAG GCTGTTGACAAGCTTCCTCTATTCCCAAGTGTGTTTGAATTCATTGGGATATTGTTTTCATGG TGGTTTATATATCGCTACCTTTTATTTAAACCAGACAG GGAAGAACTGTCAAAAATTATCAAGAATGCAATATCAACTGTTCTTGGCAAGTGA
- the LOC103989168 gene encoding probable protein ABIL5 isoform X2, whose protein sequence is MFLRTQEKLVCPLASQKIDLKGSDHGAQNTCCQLLPFLHHLLPPNYSILALGFSLFLLSSSCRVMGKGKDTRDSTAAISTVPLTKTPSKQYGEDEGEEDRFHNALLELKDLRSQLYHAADYCETAFSKAEQKKMILEGTKSYICEAIVAVVDHLGNVSSKLEQSLLANTADVQTERRIDCLKQRLLTCQQYAVSLELSSMQLSLKFPQHHEHYVSAVTQHIEKSSDLSRPGGSETPTKKDHMAAMAHSLESGATDHFFPASNQTILGVELAKAAPVVKGPSVLSRTRNPSLKFKPEDLYMLGGVYQKKKPMQVNNILSFFRVSKRKT, encoded by the exons ATGTTTCTGCGAACCCAAGAAAAGCTTGTTTGTCCTCTGGCTTCACAGAAAATAGATTTGAAGGGAAGTGATCACGGGGCTCAGAACACTTGTTGTCAGCTTCTTCCCTTCCTGCATCATCTCCTCCCCCCCAATTACTCCATCCTTGCGCTCGGTTTCTCGCTCttcttgctttcttcttcttgcagaGTAATGGGGAAAGGCAAAGACACCAGGGACTCAACAGCAGCCATTTCCACGGTGCCATTGACCAAAACCCCATCCAAACAATACGGAGAGGATGAAGGCGAGGAAGATCGGTTTCACAATGCTCTACTG GAACTGAAGGACCTCCGCTCTCAGCTCTACCATGCTGCAGATTACTGCGAGACTGCATTTTCAAAGGCCGAGCAGAAGAAAAT GATCTTGGAGGGAACAAAGAGCTATATATGTGAAGCAATTGTAGCAGTCGTGGACCATTTGGGAAATGTTTCCTCCAAGCTCGAGCAGAGTCTCCTTGCCAATACTGCAGATGTGCAGACGGAGCGAAGGATTGATTGCTTGAAGCAG AGGCTTCTCACTTGTCAGCAATATGCTGTAAGTCTCGAGCTGTCTAGCATGCAACTGAGCCTGAAGTTCCCTCAACATCATGAGCATTATGTTTCAGCAG TGACTCAGCATATTGAAAAGTCGAGTGATCTCTCCAg GCCTGGTGGATCCGAGACTCCTACCAAGAAAGATCATATGGCTGCGATGGCTCATTCGCTTGAGTCCGGTGCTACTGACCACTTCTTTCCAGCAAGCAACCAAACCATTTTGG GAGTAGAGCTTGCTAAGGCAGCCCCAGTTGTCAAAGGCCCATCTGTACTCTCGAGAACAAGAAATCCTTCACTTAAATTCAAGCCTGAG GATTTATATATGCTGGGAGGTGTCTATCAAAAGAAGAAGCCCATGCAAGTGAACAACATCTTGTCATTTTTTAGAGTTAGTAAAAGAAAGACATAA
- the LOC103989168 gene encoding probable protein ABIL5 isoform X1, which translates to MFLRTQEKLVCPLASQKIDLKGSDHGAQNTCCQLLPFLHHLLPPNYSILALGFSLFLLSSSCRVMGKGKDTRDSTAAISTVPLTKTPSKQYGEDEGEEDRFHNALLELKDLRSQLYHAADYCETAFSKAEQKKMILEGTKSYICEAIVAVVDHLGNVSSKLEQSLLANTADVQTERRIDCLKQRLLTCQQYAVSLELSSMQLSLKFPQHHEHYVSAETVTQHIEKSSDLSRPGGSETPTKKDHMAAMAHSLESGATDHFFPASNQTILGVELAKAAPVVKGPSVLSRTRNPSLKFKPEDLYMLGGVYQKKKPMQVNNILSFFRVSKRKT; encoded by the exons ATGTTTCTGCGAACCCAAGAAAAGCTTGTTTGTCCTCTGGCTTCACAGAAAATAGATTTGAAGGGAAGTGATCACGGGGCTCAGAACACTTGTTGTCAGCTTCTTCCCTTCCTGCATCATCTCCTCCCCCCCAATTACTCCATCCTTGCGCTCGGTTTCTCGCTCttcttgctttcttcttcttgcagaGTAATGGGGAAAGGCAAAGACACCAGGGACTCAACAGCAGCCATTTCCACGGTGCCATTGACCAAAACCCCATCCAAACAATACGGAGAGGATGAAGGCGAGGAAGATCGGTTTCACAATGCTCTACTG GAACTGAAGGACCTCCGCTCTCAGCTCTACCATGCTGCAGATTACTGCGAGACTGCATTTTCAAAGGCCGAGCAGAAGAAAAT GATCTTGGAGGGAACAAAGAGCTATATATGTGAAGCAATTGTAGCAGTCGTGGACCATTTGGGAAATGTTTCCTCCAAGCTCGAGCAGAGTCTCCTTGCCAATACTGCAGATGTGCAGACGGAGCGAAGGATTGATTGCTTGAAGCAG AGGCTTCTCACTTGTCAGCAATATGCTGTAAGTCTCGAGCTGTCTAGCATGCAACTGAGCCTGAAGTTCCCTCAACATCATGAGCATTATGTTTCAGCAG AAACAGTGACTCAGCATATTGAAAAGTCGAGTGATCTCTCCAg GCCTGGTGGATCCGAGACTCCTACCAAGAAAGATCATATGGCTGCGATGGCTCATTCGCTTGAGTCCGGTGCTACTGACCACTTCTTTCCAGCAAGCAACCAAACCATTTTGG GAGTAGAGCTTGCTAAGGCAGCCCCAGTTGTCAAAGGCCCATCTGTACTCTCGAGAACAAGAAATCCTTCACTTAAATTCAAGCCTGAG GATTTATATATGCTGGGAGGTGTCTATCAAAAGAAGAAGCCCATGCAAGTGAACAACATCTTGTCATTTTTTAGAGTTAGTAAAAGAAAGACATAA
- the LOC103975079 gene encoding uncharacterized protein LOC103975079: MSRDHHTDPVESIAPGDREMSTSTPDRYLRMFNDLGMPPPLPAVDPPTVPPEAFLALTKQVQGMAKIMQTVVPLIPEIMRLTDTSVGPTQQRPSTGQDATGETRDGAVHHEGSPARDSPAPSQAARRRSEPDTVSSDSTDSFVKVQFSRVNHRLDEFRRELQKSRGESSEGASGGSPFVQEIQEKPVPLNFRVPALETYDGGSHPAEHVAAFRAQMAFYGTSDALMCRAFSTTFIGPAHTWFSRLRQSSIASFDQFAKEFEQNFLISARPRPSIAALLALSQHEEETLAQFVTCFATEIRGYSDTHPSLIMQAFLTGVKPSRFFWSLIEKSSATIPEMLQRASQYIAGEALAAGRRTIGKKPQIEQSRPATSSATPQSCRRLDHPEQRPPRPSPLPLNTPRTEIFLQIREKGLLRPPNPMKATYKNRSKYCRFHRDHGHDTEDCHDLQNQIEELIRRGYLGHYLKEPREATPRPRMPVERQIDVIIGGPATGGSSLSARKSYARSSVEKRPRPELEPEIFFGAEEGERSHHDDALVISIQIANAQVKRIMVDTGSSADVLYLDALKKLGLPTEDLIPMSSALKGFTGDSISPLGTTTLPVTIGEEPRTKTIMTTFMVVNLPSAYNVILGRPTLNKLKAVVSTYHRAIKFPTSAGVGESRSDPGESRRCYLTAVSLPKRVRPHVQDP; the protein is encoded by the coding sequence atgtcgagagATCATCACACTGACCCCGTCGAGTCCATTGCCCCCGGAGATAGAGAAATGTCGACGTCGACACCAGATCGCTATTTGCGCATGTTCAACGACTTGGGGATGCCGCCCCCGTTACCCGCAGTCGACCCCCCGACCGTACCGCCCGAGGCATTCCTCGCCCTCACTAAGCAAGTACAGGGAATGGCGAAAATAATGCAGACCGTTGTCCCACTCATTCCAGAAATCATGCGACTGACGGACACCTCGGTCGGCCCGACGCAACAAAGGCCGAGCACGGGACAGGATGCGACCGGTGAAACCCGAGATGGGGCTGTGCACCATGAGGGTTCACCCGCACGCGACTCTCCCGCGCCCTCCCAAGCCGCACGACGTCGCTCCGAGCCTGACACCGTATCATCCGACTCGACGGACAGCTTCGTTAAGGTACAATTCTCCCGAGTTAATCACCGCCTGGACGAATTCCGACGTGAACTCCAGAAGTCACGGGGCGAATCAAGCGAGGGCGCCTCGGGCGGATCCCCTTTTGTTCAGGAAATACAAGAGAAACCTGTTCCCCTCAACTTTCGGGTGCCAGCTCTAGAAACATACGACGGCGGCTCCCACCCAGCGGAGCATGTCGCCGCGTTCAGGGCTCAGATGGCCTTTTATGGCACATCCGACGCGTTGATGTGTCGCGCATTCTCGACCACTTTCATAGGACCAGCACACACATGGTTTAGCCGGCTGCGCCAATCCTCAATCGCATCCTTCGACCAGTTCGCCAAGGAGTTCGAACAAAACTTCCTTATCAGTGCGCGACCTCGACCTTCCATAGCCGCCCTGCTCGCATTATCGCAGCATGAGGAGGAGACGCTCGCGCAGTTTGTAACATGCTTCGCCACGGAGATCCGCGGGTACTCGGATACTCACCCTTCTTTGATCATGCAGGCATTCCTGACGGGGGTGAAGCCCTCAAGATTCTTCTGGTCACTGATCGAGAAGTCGTCGGCCACTATCCCTGAGATGCTCCAGCGTGCCAGCCAATACATCGCCGGCGAAGCGTTGGCAGCAGGAAGACGCACGATCGGGAAGAAACCGCAGATCGAGCAATCCCGACCCGCCACCTCGTCGGCCACCCCACAATCCTGTCGGAGGCTCGATCATCCTGAGCAGCGGCCCCCGAGGCCTTCACCCCTCCCACTCAACACACCtcgtaccgagatcttcctccagatTAGGGAGAAAGGTCTTTTGCGACCTCCCAATCCCATGAAAGCTACTTACAAAAATCGGTCGAAATACTGCAGGTTCCACCGAGACCATGGCCATGACACAGAAGACTGCCACGACCTCCAGAACCAGATCGAGGAGCTGATAAGAAGGGGGTACCTCGGTCATTATCTCAAGGAACCCCGAGAAGCAACCCCGCGTCCCCGGATGCCCGTCGAAAGGCAGATCGATGTCATCATCGGAGGACCAGCGACGGGCGGCAGCAGCTTGAGCGCAAGGAAATCCTATGCCCGGAGCTCGGTCGAGAAACGCCCCCGACCCGAGCTAGAACCCGAAATCTTTTTCGGGGCCGAGGAGGGGGAGCGTTCCCATCATGACGACGCTCTGGTGATCTCCATCCAGATCGCCAACGCTCAGGTAAAGAGGATAATGGTCGACACTGGGAGCTCCGCTGACGTCCTGTACCTCGACGCCTTAAAAAAGCTCGGCCTGCCCACCGAGGACCTCATTCCCATGAGCTCGGCACTCAAGGGATTCACCGGGGACTCAATCTCCCCGCTCGGCACTACCACACTCCCTGTCACCATTGGGGAGGAACCAAGGACCAAGACAATAATGACTACGTTCATGGTGGTCAACCTGCCCtcggcctacaacgtcatcctcggtCGCCCAACGCTCAACAAGCTGAAAGCGGTGGTCTCAACCTACCACCGAGCCATCAAGTTTCCCACCTCGGCAGGGGTCGGAGAATCACGAAGCGACCCAGGGGAGTCAAGAAGGTGCTACCTCACCGCGGTCTCTCTCCCGAAGAGAGTACGCCCCCATGTCCAAGATCCCTGA
- the LOC103989169 gene encoding CBL-interacting serine/threonine-protein kinase 12: MAASSTAAGNHPEKRKKEPKLLLGRFEVGKLLGAGTFAKVYVARNISTDELVAIKALDKEKIIKCGLVAHIKREIAILRRVRHPYIVQLFEVMATKTKIYFVMEYVRGGELFSRVAKGRLREDTARRYFQQLISAVAFCHARGVFHRDLKPENLLVDENGDLKVSDFGLSAVAEQSRGGDGLLHTLCGTPAYVAPEVLSRRGYDGAKVDIWSCGVILFVLMAGYLPFQDQNIVTMYRKIYKGDFRCPRWFSPDLERLLHRLLDTNSRTRITISEIMENKWFKKGFRHVQFYKDDDQLHTQDNPQLQTNDELQGDATSVWETDSDCSAVSCSASSSAAKRMRQMPRPPSLNAFDIISFSRGFDLSGLFEEAGEETRFLSKEPVSAIVSKLEEIAKVVSFTVRRKDCRVSLEGTREGEKGPLTIAAEIFELTPSIVVVEVKKKAGDRGAYEEFCNEELKPGLRHLVYESAHALKTAH, encoded by the coding sequence ATGGCGGCGTCCTCGACGGCTGCGGGGAACCAtccggagaagaggaagaaggagcccAAACTCCTGCTCGGTCGCTTCGAGGTGGGGAAGCTCCTGGGCGCCGGGACCTTCGCCAAGGTCTACGTCGCCCGCAACATCAGCACCGACGAGCTTGTGGCGATCAAGGCCCTGGATAAGGAGAAGATCATCAAGTGCGGGCTCGTCGCGCACATCAAGCGCGAGATCGCCATCCTCCGCCGTGTCCGCCACCCCTACATCGTGCAACTTTTCGAGGTCATGGCCACCAAGACTAAGATCTACTTCGTCATGGAGTACGTCCGCGGCGGTGAGCTCTTCTCCCGCGTCGCCAAGGGCCGGCTCCGGGAAGACACCGCCCGCCGCTATTTCCAGCAGCTCATCTCCGCCGTGGCCTTCTGCCACGCCCGCGGCGTCTTCCACCGCGACCTCAAGCCCGAGAACCTGCTGGTCGACGAGAACGGCGACCTCAAGGTCTCCGACTTTGGGCTCTCGGCCGTGGCGGAGCAGAGCCGCGGCGGCGACGGCCTGCTGCATACCTTATGCGGGACGCCGGCGTATGTCGCGCCCGAAGTGCTGTCGAGGAGGGGCTACGACGGCGCCAAGGTCGACATTTGGTCCTGCGGCGTCATACTCTTCGTGTTGATGGCCGGCTACCTCCCGTTCCAAGACCAAAATATCGTCACGATGTACAGAAAGATCTACAAGGGCGATTTCAGGTGCCCGAGGTGGTTCTCGCCGGACCTCGAGCGGCTTCTACACCGCCTTCTTGACACCAATTCCCGGACCCGGATCACCATCTCGGAGATCATGGAGAACAAGTGGTTCAAGAAAGGCTTCCGCCATGTCCAATTCTATAAGGATGACGACCAATTACATACCCAGGACAATCCCCAACTCCAGACTAACGATGAACTCCAGGGCGACGCGACATCCGTGTGGGAAACCGACTCCGACTGCTCGGCTGTCTCCTGCTCCGCATCATCGTCCGCTGCGAAGCGGATGCGGCAGATGCCGAGGCCGCCAAGTCTCAATGCGTTTGATATCATCTCCTTCTCCAGGGGGTTTGACCTCTCAGGGTTGTTCGAAGAGGCCGGAGAGGAGACCAGGTTCCTTTCCAAGGAGCCTGTATCAGCGATTGTATCAAAGTTGGAGGAGATCGCCAAGGTGGTGAGTTTCACGGTGAGGCGAAAGGATTGTCGAGTGAGCTTGGAAGGCACGAGAGAAGGGGAGAAGGGGCCGTTGACCATTGCAGCAGAGATATTCGAGCTCACACCATCGATCGTGGTGGTTGAGGTGAAGAAGAAAGCAGGAGACCGAGGGGCGTACGAAGAGTTCTGCAACGAGGAGCTGAAGCCTGGGTTGCGCCATCTCGTGTACGAGTCGGCGCACGCACTTAAAACCGCTCATTAA
- the LOC135676895 gene encoding uncharacterized protein LOC135676895, with protein sequence MEEKRIDLDAPLLSVRRFSAGAASPAPSVSKEEEGDQRPPPPRRSSLPFYKSDLKSGPVRVPGVVPFVWEQTPGQPKEGSVPTSDGKPLPSPKPPPGKIMKQKEPDLSQAAAASAAKFGNSVRTRKAVAFACDVGTAISPESPVEAPKNVEVRKVQNKLIQESVPAANNLEEGGGGDDDDDAFSDALDTLSRAESLLMNCSVSGVSGMPDAAKLSGSVPKDPQVRDFMMERFLPAAQAMVCESTQYTFRKAAGPPREATKPVERVAINDRNRRPPAPMRYHNKPDYFPQYAKELEEGDSNDDDEDDEYSDDDAGHLPSKACGLLSRFCLKNSFCLLNPVSGIKDRGRLPPPPRGRTRDPQIWNLHRFSLGPVEDENSWETVYRHKLGQNYRPRVAEVSKLRSESDSQTADGSVTGGSSPYHNEGNGFLGNPRSKSSKTDDSDAGDKDINRWETNHSSSRIGLGSMSPALEKTLYIDLANRPGSSDSKSSSFNTVKDTRSMLSSGEVGAGSRRMDESFVAEACEVPKAAEPVLPFSSEKPNHMDMNGDDNHKHVDNDRDPLHLSDDDLNPLRSLLPPPLPKSPSESWLSRTLPSVRSKNPAPRSLLGVQPLPRKQTLQASSADIKQETSVEPSEPLRRQILFAEVLAKYESPKSEN encoded by the exons atggaggagaagaggatCGACTTGGATGCACCGCTCCTTTCCGTCCGGAGATTCTCCGCCGGGGCGGCTTCTCCGGCTCCGTCCGTGTCCAAAGAGGAGGAGGGCGATCAAAGGCCTCCACCACCGAGGAGGTCGTCTCTGCCTTTCTACAAGTCGGACTTGAAGTCGGGCCCGGTTCGCGTCCCCGGTGTCGTCCCCTTCGTTTGGGAGCAGACGCCTGGCCAGCCCAAGGAGGGGTCCGTTCCCACCTCCGATGGGAAGCCTCTGCCGTCGCCGAAGCCGCCTCCTGGTAAGATTATGAAACAAAAGGAGCCGGATTTATCGCAAGCCGCTGCGGCGTCGGCAGCGAAGTTTGGCAATAGCGTCCGGACTCGTAAAGCTGTGGCCTTTGCCTGCGATGTTGGCACTGCCATATCCCCCGAGTCGCCAGTAGAAGCTCCTAAGAATGTAGAGGTTCGGAAGGTACAAAATAAGCTGATACAGGAGTCGGTTCCAGCGGCAAACAAcctagaagaaggaggaggaggagatgacgaCGACGATGCCTTCTCCGATGCGCTCGATACGCTATCACGGGCGGAGTCCTTGTTAATGAATTGCAGCGTCAGTGGCGTCAGTGGAATGCCAGATGCGGCCAAGCTCTCTGGAAGCGTTCCAAAGGATCCCCAGGTCCGGGACTTCATGATGGAGAGGTTCTTGCCCGCTGCCCAGGCGATGGTTTGCGAGTCGACGCAATACACCTTCAGGAAAGCCGCTGGGCCTCCACGTGAAGCCACCAAACCCGTCGAAAGGGTTGCAATCAATGATCGCAATAGGAGGCCACCGGCTCCTATGCGTTATCATAACAAGCCTGATTACTTTCCGCAGTATGCCAAGGAGCTTGAGGAAGGGGATAGCAATGATGACGATGAGGATGACGAGTACTCTGATGATGATGCTGGCCATTTGCCATCGAAAGCTTGTGGATTGCTTTCCAGGTTTTGTCTAAAGAATTCCTTTTGTCTGCTAAATCCAGTCTCAGGAATTAAGGATCGCGGACGCCTGCCTCCACCACCAAGGGGAAGAACTAGAGACCCTCAGATATGGAACTTGCATCGCTTTTCTCTTGGTCCAGTTGAAGATGAG AATTCGTGGGAAACTGTTTATAGGCACAAATTAGGGCAGAATTATCGACCTCGAGTGGCAGAAGTGAGTAAATTGAGGAGTGAATCTGATTCCCAGACAGCTGATGGTTCAGTGACTGGAGGGTCATCTCCTTATCACAATGAAGGGAATGGTTTTCTTGGAAATCCAAGAAGCAAGAGTAGCAAGACTGATGATTCTGATGCGGGTGATAAAGACATCAACCGTTGGGAAACAAATCATAGCAGCAGCCGAATTGGTTTGGGCTCCATGAGCCCTGCACTGGAGAAGACTCTTTATATTGATTTAGCGAATAGGCCAGGATCTTCGGATTCGAAGTCGAGTTCTTTCAACACTGTCAAAGATACAAGGAGTATGCTGAGCTCTGGTGAGGTTGGTGCAGGAAGTAGGAGGATGGATGAGAGTTTCGTTGCTGAAGCTTGTGAAGTCCCCAAGGCTGCTGAGCCTGTTCTACCTTTCTCTTCAGAGAAACCAAATCATATGGATATGAATGGTGATGATAACCATAAGCATGTTGATAATGATAGAGATCCACTGCATCTGAGCGACGATGACCTCAATCCTTTGCGGTCACTTCTGCCTCCACCATTGCCCAAGTCACCATCTGAGTCCTGGCTCTCTCGCACTTTGCCTTCTGTGAGGTCTAAAAATCCAGCTCCCCGGTCATTGCTAGGTGTTCAACCTCTGCCTAGGAAACAAACCTTGCAGGCATCTTCCGCTGATATTAAACAGGAAACAAGTGTTGAACCTTCAGAACCACTACGTCGCCAGATTCTGTTTGCTGAG GTGCTGGCCAAATATGAATCTCCAAAGTCAGAAAATTGA
- the LOC103989172 gene encoding uncharacterized protein LOC103989172 → MMRDTIRCCISCILPCGALDVIRIVHASGRVEEISGTVSAGDIMQAYPKHVLRKPPSASLDGVEAPKAVILPPDAELQRGKIYFLVPVASSAPVKETTAARGRRRRRKKEGESNAATADKTMLLLNERYLSEILSEKASSYRDKRRGRVGVWRPHLDSISEGSNEL, encoded by the coding sequence ATGATGAGGGACACCATAAGGTGCTGCATCTCCTGCATCCTCCCCTGCGGCGCGCTCGACGTGATCCGCATCGTGCACGCGAGCGGCCGGGTGGAGGAGATCAGCGGCACGGTCAGCGCAGGCGACATCATGCAGGCTTATCCAAAGCACGTCCTCCGCAAGCCGCCCTCGGCATCGCTGGACGGCGTCGAAGCTCCCAAGGCGGTGATACTGCCGCCGGACGCCGAGCTCCAGAGGGGGAAGATATACTTCCTCGTGCCTGTCGCGTCGTCGGCGCCGGTGAAGGAGACGACAGCggcgagggggaggaggaggaggagaaagaaagaaggagagaGCAATGCGGCCACAGCTGATAAGACCATGCTTCTCCTCAACGAGCGGTATCTGTCGGAGATCCTCTCGGAGAAGGCGTCGAGCTATCGGGACAAGCGGCGAGGAAGAGTTGGCGTGTGGCGGCCGCACTTGGACAGCATCTCCGAGGGCTCGAATGAGCTCTGA
- the LOC103989173 gene encoding trihelix transcription factor ENAP1 isoform X1, producing the protein MEGRETPPTRPPNPALPYREDCWSEGETSTLVDAWGDRYLELKRGNLRQKHWQEVADAVNCRRGAFGRRPPRTDVQCKNRIDTLKKKYKIEKARVTSAFASQWQFFSRLDALIGSAAAPPAKKPSPLPPLAVPLPYHRKGSTLPFAAAAAVRPVDPRERRGAAISISVDDSIFQRAAAAAAAAGDDNGEEDDLESPSGSSSRSGGGLRMARGKEGDGIRELAKAIERFAEIYERVEGAKQRQMMEMEKKRMEFAKELEFQRMQIFVDSQVQLAKIKRAKRSDAGLGLTMYQSWSCT; encoded by the exons ATGGAGGGTAGGGAGACGCCTCCGACGCGGCCGCCGAACCCGGCGCTGCCGTACCGGGAGGACTGCTGGAGCGAGGGGGAGACGTCGACGCTGGTGGACGCGTGGGGTGACCGCTACCTCGAGCTCAAACGCGGGAACCTCCGGCAGAAACACTGGCAGGAGGTCGCCGACGCGGTCAACTGCCGCCGGGGTGCCTTCGGCCGCCGCCCGCCCCGCACCGACGTCCAGTGCAAGAACCGCATCGACACCCTCAAGAAGAAGTACAAGATCGAGAAGGCCCGGGTCACCTCCGCCTTTGCCAGCCAGTGGCAGTTCTTCTCCCGCCTCGATGCCCTCATTGGATCGGCCGCCGCTCCCCCGGCGAAGAAGCCCTCTCCATTACCCCCGCTCGCCGTGCCGCTCCCCTACCATCGCAAGGGCTCCACCTTGCCATTTGCTGCCGCCGCAGCAGTCCGACCGGTGGACCCGAGGGAGAGGCGCGGTGCGGCAATCTCCATCTCCGTGGACGACTCGATCTTCCAGCgggctgccgccgccgctgcagCGGCAGGGGATGACAACGGCGAGGAGGATGATTTGGAGTCGCCGTCAGGTTCTTCGTCCAGGTCTGGAGGTGGATTGCGAATGGCTCGGGGCAAAGAGGGGGATGGGATCCGTGAGCTGGCGAAGGCGATAGAGAGGTTTGCTGAGATATACGAGAGGGTCGAGGGGGCGAAGCAGCGGCAAATGATGGAGATGGAGAAGAAGCGGATGGAGTTCGCCAAGGAGCTGGAGTTCCAGCGGATGCAGATCTTTGTGGATTCACAGGTCCAGCTTGCAAAGATTAAGCGTGCCAAGCGATCAGATGCTG GGTTGGGTCTGACTATGTACCAATCTTGGTCTTGTACTTGA
- the LOC103989173 gene encoding trihelix transcription factor ENAP1 isoform X2 encodes MEGRETPPTRPPNPALPYREDCWSEGETSTLVDAWGDRYLELKRGNLRQKHWQEVADAVNCRRGAFGRRPPRTDVQCKNRIDTLKKKYKIEKARVTSAFASQWQFFSRLDALIGSAAAPPAKKPSPLPPLAVPLPYHRKGSTLPFAAAAAVRPVDPRERRGAAISISVDDSIFQRAAAAAAAAGDDNGEEDDLESPSGSSSRSGGGLRMARGKEGDGIRELAKAIERFAEIYERVEGAKQRQMMEMEKKRMEFAKELEFQRMQIFVDSQVQLAKIKRAKRSDADGYM; translated from the coding sequence ATGGAGGGTAGGGAGACGCCTCCGACGCGGCCGCCGAACCCGGCGCTGCCGTACCGGGAGGACTGCTGGAGCGAGGGGGAGACGTCGACGCTGGTGGACGCGTGGGGTGACCGCTACCTCGAGCTCAAACGCGGGAACCTCCGGCAGAAACACTGGCAGGAGGTCGCCGACGCGGTCAACTGCCGCCGGGGTGCCTTCGGCCGCCGCCCGCCCCGCACCGACGTCCAGTGCAAGAACCGCATCGACACCCTCAAGAAGAAGTACAAGATCGAGAAGGCCCGGGTCACCTCCGCCTTTGCCAGCCAGTGGCAGTTCTTCTCCCGCCTCGATGCCCTCATTGGATCGGCCGCCGCTCCCCCGGCGAAGAAGCCCTCTCCATTACCCCCGCTCGCCGTGCCGCTCCCCTACCATCGCAAGGGCTCCACCTTGCCATTTGCTGCCGCCGCAGCAGTCCGACCGGTGGACCCGAGGGAGAGGCGCGGTGCGGCAATCTCCATCTCCGTGGACGACTCGATCTTCCAGCgggctgccgccgccgctgcagCGGCAGGGGATGACAACGGCGAGGAGGATGATTTGGAGTCGCCGTCAGGTTCTTCGTCCAGGTCTGGAGGTGGATTGCGAATGGCTCGGGGCAAAGAGGGGGATGGGATCCGTGAGCTGGCGAAGGCGATAGAGAGGTTTGCTGAGATATACGAGAGGGTCGAGGGGGCGAAGCAGCGGCAAATGATGGAGATGGAGAAGAAGCGGATGGAGTTCGCCAAGGAGCTGGAGTTCCAGCGGATGCAGATCTTTGTGGATTCACAGGTCCAGCTTGCAAAGATTAAGCGTGCCAAGCGATCAGATGCTG